In one window of Corynebacterium incognita DNA:
- a CDS encoding pyrimidine dimer DNA glycosylase/endonuclease V codes for MRIWSLHPRLLDRYALVAGWRETLLAQKVLRGLTKGYTQHPQLERFRATEDPVAAVGCYLTGLADEADRRGYAFNRSLIVDANFPGTLPVTTGQLAFELEHLRAKSAARTPEWCAEHLGVDKPAAHPLFAVVDGEIEPWERP; via the coding sequence GTGCGAATCTGGTCGCTACATCCCCGCCTGCTGGACCGCTACGCGCTGGTCGCGGGCTGGCGGGAGACGCTGCTCGCGCAGAAGGTGCTGCGTGGGCTCACCAAGGGCTATACGCAGCACCCGCAGCTCGAGCGTTTCCGCGCCACAGAGGACCCGGTGGCGGCGGTGGGCTGCTACTTGACGGGGCTAGCGGATGAGGCAGACCGGCGAGGCTATGCCTTCAACCGCTCGCTGATTGTGGACGCGAACTTTCCGGGGACGCTGCCGGTGACTACTGGGCAGTTGGCCTTCGAGCTTGAGCACCTGCGCGCCAAGTCTGCGGCCCGGACGCCGGAGTGGTGCGCGGAACACCTGGGCGTCGATAAGCCTGCTGCGCACCCTCTGTTTGCGGTGGTTGATGGGGAGATTGAGCCGTGGGAACGCCCCTAA
- a CDS encoding ArsR/SmtB family transcription factor, protein MVQSAIFHLPLSDLTPLEQAKLLAPTLAALSDEKRLGIVLTLAERPMTNREVHEVTGMSQALVSHHLAALRKSGVVESVPKGRATLNSICCEQLAEPVKWLAHIATLTPEGQKACCVETPASSNLGPHNVAMGSDDA, encoded by the coding sequence ATGGTTCAATCTGCAATCTTTCACCTGCCTTTATCCGATTTAACTCCGCTGGAACAAGCGAAGTTGCTAGCTCCAACTCTCGCGGCCTTGTCCGATGAGAAACGCCTCGGCATCGTGTTGACGCTTGCGGAGCGCCCAATGACTAACCGGGAGGTTCACGAGGTCACCGGAATGAGTCAGGCACTGGTCAGCCACCATCTGGCAGCGCTGCGGAAGTCGGGGGTCGTCGAGTCCGTGCCGAAGGGCCGCGCAACGCTCAACTCGATTTGCTGTGAACAGCTCGCGGAGCCGGTGAAATGGTTGGCTCACATTGCCACATTGACTCCGGAGGGGCAGAAAGCCTGCTGCGTCGAGACGCCCGCTTCGTCGAACTTAGGACCACACAATGTGGCCATGGGGAGCGACGATGCTTGA
- a CDS encoding permease: MLEVVQTFAVLFAELFVLFLGVSFLVALVNRRWGPQRIQSWLAGGKVPAEVKGLALGMITPFCSCSTIPMFVNMLNSGVGFRTAATFLISSPLLNPIIVSGMWALFGGRIALSYAAIMVIVSLIIPVLWSVLGLEGHMRRVKVQGGKVGDDAPWQGVRKESPVALRTAWEDLRPLLLPMTIGVAIGAFIYGAVPAESLQFLVGDGIWWLVPLAAVVGIPLYVRLETMLPIGMALSGAGVAVGPIFALMVGGAGASPPELSMLSAVFKPKLLVGFVASIVSAAVIAGYAMTLLA; encoded by the coding sequence ATGCTTGAAGTCGTTCAGACCTTTGCCGTCCTGTTCGCCGAGCTGTTTGTTCTCTTCCTCGGGGTGTCCTTCCTCGTTGCCTTAGTGAATCGACGGTGGGGGCCGCAGCGGATTCAATCATGGCTCGCTGGAGGGAAAGTTCCTGCGGAGGTTAAAGGGCTAGCCTTGGGAATGATTACCCCATTCTGCTCGTGCTCGACGATTCCTATGTTCGTTAACATGCTCAACTCTGGCGTCGGTTTTCGCACAGCAGCGACCTTCCTGATTTCGTCCCCTTTGCTCAACCCCATCATCGTCTCTGGCATGTGGGCGTTGTTCGGTGGGCGAATTGCACTCAGTTACGCGGCGATCATGGTTATTGTTTCTCTGATCATCCCGGTCCTGTGGTCGGTTCTGGGGCTGGAAGGCCACATGAGGCGCGTCAAGGTGCAGGGAGGCAAAGTCGGCGACGACGCCCCCTGGCAGGGCGTGCGGAAAGAATCGCCCGTAGCGCTGCGTACTGCGTGGGAGGATCTTCGCCCGCTCTTGCTGCCCATGACGATCGGCGTGGCAATTGGTGCGTTTATCTACGGGGCAGTTCCCGCGGAATCCCTTCAGTTTTTGGTCGGCGATGGAATCTGGTGGCTCGTTCCGCTCGCTGCCGTAGTAGGGATTCCTCTCTACGTCCGTCTGGAAACCATGCTGCCGATAGGAATGGCGCTTTCTGGAGCCGGGGTTGCTGTAGGACCAATCTTTGCCCTGATGGTCGGTGGGGCGGGGGCCTCGCCGCCGGAGCTGTCCATGCTCTCGGCCGTCTTCAAACCGAAGCTATTGGTCGGCTTTGTGGCATCTATCGTGAGCGCCGCCGTCATCGCAGGCTACGCCATGACGTTGCTTGCGTAA
- a CDS encoding RDD family protein, protein MSEHKRSWLDGPAIPGEHDDGTPGRWPGEKLGVPKSGSGALAPVGRRAFGVLIDWLIAAGIAAVIVNFTGALGDVYTATYLIWLPLGILSGWLFARTPGMAMLGMGVARVDVPSERVGFWRAAVRTVLTAFFFPAAMVDHDGRGVHDRATGTAVILS, encoded by the coding sequence ATGTCTGAACACAAGCGCAGTTGGCTCGACGGCCCGGCCATCCCCGGCGAGCATGATGACGGCACCCCGGGCCGGTGGCCGGGGGAGAAGCTCGGTGTGCCGAAGTCGGGCTCGGGGGCGCTGGCGCCGGTGGGTCGCCGTGCGTTCGGCGTTCTCATTGACTGGCTCATCGCCGCCGGCATCGCTGCGGTGATCGTGAACTTCACGGGCGCGCTAGGTGATGTCTACACGGCTACGTACCTTATCTGGCTCCCGCTCGGCATCCTCTCCGGTTGGTTGTTCGCGCGTACCCCGGGCATGGCAATGCTGGGCATGGGCGTGGCGCGTGTCGACGTCCCGTCCGAGCGCGTGGGCTTCTGGCGTGCGGCGGTGCGCACCGTACTCACCGCGTTCTTCTTCCCGGCCGCGATGGTGGATCACGACGGCCGCGGCGTCCATGACCGCGCTACGGGTACTGCGGTCATCTTGTCCTAG
- the lipA gene encoding lipoyl synthase produces MTVAPEGRKLLRVEKRNAETPIESKPRWIRNQVKTGPEYEDMKKKVKGAGLHTVCQEAGCPNIHECWESREATFLIGGDTCTRRCDFCDIKTGKPGLLDRDEPRRVAEEIREMNLNYSTITGVTRDDLPDEGAWLYAEIVRKIHERNPNTGVENLTPDFSGKPDLLQEVFEARPEVFAHNLETVPRIFKRIRPAFRYERSLDVLRQAHDFGLITKSNLILGMGETREEVIEALKDMRDAGTDIITITQYLRPGPRFHPIERWVRPEEFIEYSEIAKELGFGGVMSGPLVRSSYRAGRLYTQAMEARGLEIPEHLSHLKETSQGATAQEASTLLEKYGPSEETPVTTRAARA; encoded by the coding sequence GTGACTGTAGCCCCTGAGGGACGCAAGCTGCTCCGCGTGGAAAAGCGCAACGCAGAAACTCCTATCGAGTCCAAGCCACGCTGGATTCGTAACCAGGTCAAGACTGGCCCGGAATACGAAGACATGAAGAAGAAGGTGAAGGGCGCGGGACTGCACACCGTGTGCCAGGAGGCTGGCTGCCCGAACATTCACGAATGCTGGGAGTCCCGCGAGGCCACCTTCCTCATCGGCGGCGACACCTGCACCCGCCGCTGCGACTTCTGCGACATCAAGACCGGCAAGCCGGGTCTGCTGGACCGCGACGAGCCGCGGCGTGTGGCTGAGGAAATCCGCGAGATGAACCTCAACTACTCCACCATCACCGGCGTCACCCGCGACGACCTGCCCGACGAGGGCGCGTGGCTGTACGCGGAAATCGTCCGCAAGATCCACGAGCGCAACCCGAACACCGGCGTGGAGAACCTCACCCCAGACTTCTCCGGCAAGCCGGACCTGTTGCAGGAAGTCTTCGAGGCCCGCCCGGAGGTCTTCGCCCACAACCTGGAAACCGTGCCGCGCATCTTCAAGCGCATCCGCCCGGCCTTCCGCTACGAGCGTTCCCTGGACGTCCTGCGCCAGGCGCACGACTTTGGCCTGATCACCAAGTCCAACCTCATCCTCGGCATGGGCGAGACCCGCGAAGAGGTCATCGAAGCGCTCAAGGACATGCGCGACGCCGGCACGGACATCATCACGATTACCCAGTACCTGCGCCCGGGCCCGCGCTTCCACCCCATTGAGCGCTGGGTGCGCCCGGAGGAGTTCATCGAGTACTCCGAGATCGCCAAGGAGCTGGGCTTCGGCGGCGTCATGTCCGGCCCGCTGGTGCGTTCTTCCTACCGCGCCGGCCGCCTGTACACCCAGGCGATGGAGGCCCGCGGCCTGGAGATCCCAGAGCACCTGAGCCACCTGAAGGAGACCTCGCAGGGCGCCACCGCGCAGGAAGCATCCACCCTGCTGGAGAAGTACGGCCCGTCCGAGGAGACCCCGGTCACCACCCGCGCCGCACGCGCCTAG
- a CDS encoding FMN-binding glutamate synthase family protein gives MGQSSKGSSSSKIFKYVAGAAAAGLSGLTAYDLTQKKHSILRSYPVVGRARYMMEHARPMIQQYFIEPDYDGRPFDRETRSAIYENAKDLDSVAGFGTERQLEEIGHETLVNSFAPVDAPKIAPRVRVGGPHCTQPYDLSLLNVSAMSYGSLSANAVLAMNKGSAKGGFAHNTGEGGLTEYHLKYDADLIWEIGSGYFGARTEDGRLDRELFAEKAQHPNVKMVAIKMSQGAKPGVGGHLPKEKITQEIADIRGIPQDVDCISPSYHKEFSTPEELVRFCAELRELSGGKPVGIKFCVGDRVDVLAICKAMVELNDGPDFIDVDGGEGGTGAANRDFTDYVGLPLTEGLLTVHNALKGAGLRDQVVVTAAGKIARGKDIVARLIQGADATMSARAMMMAVGCIQAQVCHTGECPVGVATQNPRFTRSLDVADKGDRVYYYQKNTVRSALALMASMGVTDPKDLTPDMLRRRVSTSENPSYAEMYQWLDDGALLDGTAPQEWRADWERADSSRFGRAK, from the coding sequence ATGGGACAAAGCTCTAAGGGCTCTAGCAGCTCGAAGATCTTCAAGTACGTTGCTGGCGCCGCGGCCGCCGGCCTGAGCGGGCTCACCGCCTACGACCTCACCCAGAAGAAGCACTCCATCCTGCGTAGCTACCCCGTCGTGGGCCGTGCCCGCTACATGATGGAGCACGCCCGCCCGATGATTCAGCAGTACTTCATCGAGCCGGATTATGACGGCCGCCCGTTTGACCGCGAGACCCGCTCCGCGATCTACGAGAACGCGAAGGACCTGGACTCCGTCGCGGGCTTCGGTACGGAGCGCCAGCTCGAGGAGATTGGCCACGAGACGCTGGTGAACTCCTTCGCGCCTGTCGACGCACCCAAGATCGCCCCGCGCGTGCGCGTCGGCGGCCCGCACTGCACGCAACCTTATGACTTGTCGCTGCTTAACGTGTCCGCGATGAGCTACGGTTCCCTGTCCGCCAACGCCGTGCTGGCCATGAACAAGGGCTCCGCCAAGGGCGGCTTCGCACACAACACCGGCGAGGGCGGACTCACCGAGTACCACCTCAAGTACGACGCCGACCTCATCTGGGAGATTGGCTCCGGCTACTTCGGCGCCCGTACCGAGGACGGCCGCTTGGACCGCGAGCTGTTCGCGGAGAAGGCGCAGCACCCCAACGTCAAGATGGTGGCCATCAAGATGTCCCAGGGCGCAAAGCCGGGCGTGGGCGGCCACCTGCCCAAGGAAAAGATCACCCAGGAAATCGCGGACATCCGTGGCATCCCGCAGGACGTGGACTGCATCTCGCCGTCCTACCACAAGGAATTCTCCACCCCGGAGGAACTCGTGCGCTTCTGCGCGGAGCTGCGTGAGCTCTCCGGCGGCAAGCCGGTGGGCATCAAGTTCTGCGTGGGCGACCGCGTGGACGTGCTGGCTATCTGCAAGGCCATGGTCGAGCTTAACGACGGCCCCGACTTCATCGACGTCGACGGCGGCGAGGGCGGCACCGGCGCGGCGAACCGCGACTTCACGGACTACGTGGGCCTCCCGCTGACCGAGGGCTTGCTCACCGTGCACAACGCGTTGAAGGGCGCGGGCCTGCGCGACCAGGTCGTGGTCACCGCGGCCGGCAAGATTGCCCGCGGCAAGGACATCGTGGCCCGCCTCATCCAGGGCGCGGACGCGACGATGTCTGCCCGCGCGATGATGATGGCCGTCGGCTGCATCCAGGCGCAGGTGTGCCACACGGGCGAGTGCCCGGTGGGCGTCGCGACGCAAAACCCGCGCTTCACCCGCTCCCTGGACGTGGCGGACAAGGGCGACCGCGTGTACTACTACCAGAAGAACACGGTGCGCTCGGCGCTGGCGCTCATGGCGTCGATGGGCGTGACGGACCCGAAGGACCTCACCCCAGACATGCTGCGCCGCCGCGTCTCGACGTCCGAGAACCCGTCATATGCGGAGATGTACCAGTGGCTGGACGACGGCGCGCTTCTCGACGGCACCGCGCCGCAAGAGTGGCGTGCTGACTGGGAGCGCGCGGACTCCTCCCGCTTCGGCCGCGCGAAGTAG
- a CDS encoding DUF4191 domain-containing protein, with protein MAQGDDKAAAKAAKKQQRAAKRAQGKQTRSQMWQAFNLQRKQDKALIPLMLLAFLGLGLLFFLIGLLFNGQWVMLIVGLLLGAVLAMFIFTRRLERDMYKRVEDQPGAAGWALENMRNTVGIVWIAKSGIAATRQQDLVHRVIGNPGVILVGEGDRKRLAPTMGQLRKRIDRIAGGVPIHEVYVGSGEDEVPISKLQRHLMKLPRNYSKDQTYEIARKIEAMDNLPGAGGAPGMPKGPMPKQAQNMAGMNRRMRRMADRKKK; from the coding sequence ATGGCACAAGGCGATGACAAGGCAGCAGCAAAGGCTGCCAAGAAGCAACAGCGCGCCGCGAAGCGCGCGCAAGGCAAGCAGACCCGCTCCCAGATGTGGCAGGCGTTCAACCTGCAACGCAAGCAGGACAAGGCGCTCATCCCGCTCATGCTGCTGGCGTTTTTGGGCCTGGGACTTCTCTTCTTCCTCATCGGCCTGCTGTTCAACGGCCAGTGGGTCATGCTCATCGTCGGCCTGCTGCTCGGCGCAGTGTTGGCTATGTTCATCTTCACCCGCCGCCTGGAGCGCGACATGTACAAGCGCGTCGAAGACCAGCCGGGCGCGGCTGGTTGGGCGCTGGAGAACATGCGCAACACGGTGGGCATCGTATGGATCGCCAAGTCCGGCATCGCCGCCACCCGCCAGCAGGACCTGGTGCACCGCGTCATCGGTAACCCGGGCGTCATCCTGGTCGGCGAGGGCGACCGCAAGCGCCTGGCCCCCACTATGGGCCAGCTGCGCAAGCGCATTGACCGCATCGCCGGCGGCGTGCCCATCCACGAGGTCTACGTCGGCTCCGGCGAGGACGAGGTCCCGATTTCCAAACTGCAGCGCCACCTGATGAAGTTGCCGCGCAACTACAGCAAGGACCAGACCTACGAGATTGCCCGCAAGATCGAGGCCATGGACAACCTGCCGGGCGCCGGTGGTGCCCCAGGCATGCCAAAGGGCCCGATGCCGAAGCAGGCGCAGAACATGGCGGGCATGAACCGCCGCATGCGCCGCATGGCCGACCGCAAGAAGAAGTAG
- the glnA gene encoding type I glutamate--ammonia ligase — protein sequence MAFETVQDIVKFIKDEDVQFVDVRFTDVPGTEHHISIPASQFNEETAEEGFAFDGSSIRGFTTIEESDMMLLPDPKTAMLDPFRTAKTLNIKFFVHDPFTREPFSRDPRNIARKAEEYLASTGVADTCFFGAEAEFYLFDSVRYEAGLNSSFYHVDSDEGWWNRGKETDLDGGLNRGYKNRVKGGYFPTAPHDQTVEVRDQMALNLAEAGFELERFHHECGTGGQQEINYRFNTLLHAADDIQTFKYIVKQTAFLNGKTATFMPKPLAGEAGSGMHAHQSLWKDGTPLFHDEEGYAGLSDIARYYIGGILQHAGAVLAFTNPTLNSYHRLVPGYEAPINLVYSQRNRSAAVRIPITGSNPKAKRIEFRAPDASGNPYLGFAAMMLAGLDGVKNRIEPHAPVDKDLYELPPEEAKSIPTAPTSLEASLNALESDMDFLTEGDVFTEDLIDSYIKLKYDREIEPQRVRPTPLEFELYYDC from the coding sequence GTGGCCTTCGAGACCGTGCAGGACATCGTCAAGTTCATTAAGGACGAAGATGTCCAGTTCGTTGACGTGCGTTTTACCGACGTACCCGGCACCGAACATCACATTTCCATCCCCGCATCGCAGTTCAACGAAGAAACTGCTGAAGAAGGCTTCGCCTTCGACGGTTCCTCCATCCGCGGGTTCACCACCATCGAAGAATCCGACATGATGCTGCTGCCGGATCCGAAGACCGCCATGCTGGACCCGTTCCGCACGGCCAAGACGCTGAACATCAAGTTCTTCGTCCACGATCCGTTCACCCGCGAGCCGTTTAGCCGCGACCCCCGCAACATCGCCCGCAAGGCTGAGGAATACTTGGCGTCGACAGGCGTTGCAGACACCTGCTTCTTCGGTGCTGAGGCCGAGTTCTACCTCTTCGACTCCGTGCGCTACGAGGCCGGCCTGAACTCCTCCTTCTACCACGTGGACTCCGACGAGGGCTGGTGGAACCGCGGCAAGGAAACCGACCTGGACGGCGGCCTCAACCGCGGCTACAAGAACCGCGTCAAGGGCGGCTACTTCCCCACCGCACCGCACGACCAGACGGTGGAGGTCCGCGACCAGATGGCGCTCAACCTCGCTGAGGCTGGCTTTGAGCTGGAACGCTTCCACCACGAGTGCGGCACCGGCGGCCAGCAGGAGATCAACTACCGCTTCAATACCCTGCTGCACGCGGCGGACGACATCCAGACCTTCAAGTACATCGTGAAGCAGACGGCCTTCCTCAACGGCAAGACCGCCACCTTCATGCCTAAGCCGCTTGCTGGTGAGGCTGGCTCCGGCATGCACGCCCACCAGTCGCTGTGGAAGGACGGCACGCCGCTGTTCCACGACGAGGAGGGTTACGCGGGCCTGTCTGACATCGCCCGCTACTACATCGGCGGCATCCTGCAGCACGCCGGCGCGGTGCTGGCGTTTACCAACCCGACGCTGAACTCCTACCACCGTCTGGTGCCGGGCTACGAGGCCCCGATCAACCTGGTCTACTCGCAGCGCAACCGCTCCGCCGCAGTGCGCATCCCGATCACCGGTTCCAACCCGAAGGCCAAGCGCATTGAGTTCCGCGCCCCGGATGCCTCTGGTAACCCGTACCTAGGCTTCGCCGCGATGATGCTGGCTGGCCTGGACGGCGTGAAGAACCGCATTGAGCCGCACGCCCCGGTGGACAAGGACCTCTACGAGCTCCCGCCGGAGGAGGCCAAGTCCATCCCGACGGCCCCGACCTCCCTGGAGGCTTCCCTCAACGCGCTGGAGTCCGACATGGACTTCCTCACCGAGGGCGACGTGTTCACCGAGGACCTCATCGACTCCTACATCAAGCTCAAGTACGACCGCGAAATCGAGCCCCAGCGCGTGCGCCCGACGCCGCTGGAGTTTGAGTTGTACTACGACTGCTAG
- a CDS encoding AAA family ATPase — protein MFYSSARIRDLKPGERAEEDFSFSLPAVCHLRARGLLEFRTPVTVFVGPNGAGKSTLLEALAISAGFPDAGGPLADGPAGLSGLQSSLHKRTVLRPVYPVRPPLRGFFLRADTHSELVGRMVSPKAQAGFNRLPPSHHLQHRSHGESVMDILAEHVDGAGIYFFDEPESGLSVIRQMALLAEIDQAVTRGGQFFIATHSPILLGIPRATILEVGDDGIVPIAFEDTEAVRATREFLADPSGVVKYVTAPDVEYLGD, from the coding sequence ATGTTCTATTCCTCCGCCCGCATCCGAGACCTCAAGCCAGGGGAGCGCGCGGAGGAAGACTTTTCTTTTTCTCTGCCCGCCGTGTGCCACCTCCGCGCGCGGGGGCTCTTGGAGTTCCGCACCCCGGTGACCGTTTTTGTGGGACCTAACGGTGCCGGGAAGTCCACGCTGCTGGAGGCCCTGGCTATTAGTGCGGGCTTCCCCGATGCTGGCGGCCCGCTGGCGGACGGACCCGCGGGATTGTCCGGCCTGCAGTCGAGCCTGCACAAGCGCACGGTGCTGCGGCCGGTGTACCCGGTGCGCCCGCCGCTGCGTGGGTTCTTTCTACGTGCGGACACGCACTCGGAACTCGTGGGCCGCATGGTGAGCCCCAAGGCTCAGGCGGGTTTCAACCGGCTGCCGCCGTCCCACCACCTGCAGCACCGCTCTCACGGAGAGTCCGTGATGGACATCCTCGCCGAACACGTTGACGGCGCCGGGATCTACTTCTTCGACGAGCCCGAATCCGGCCTCTCCGTCATCCGCCAGATGGCGCTGCTCGCGGAGATAGATCAGGCCGTGACCCGCGGCGGGCAGTTCTTCATCGCCACCCATTCGCCGATCTTGCTGGGCATCCCGCGCGCGACGATCCTGGAGGTGGGGGACGACGGCATCGTGCCCATCGCGTTCGAGGACACCGAGGCCGTGCGCGCGACGCGTGAGTTCCTGGCGGACCCGAGCGGCGTTGTGAAGTATGTGACCGCCCCGGACGTGGAATACCTTGGGGATTGA
- the thrC gene encoding threonine synthase: MDYISTRDPQATPAKFTDILLGGLAPDGGLYVPVEYPQLDAEVLETWRELLHERGYAALAAEVLKLYIDDIPAADLEAITARAYTHPTFSSPEIVPATQLGDALWVGHLSEGPTAAFKDMAMQLLGELFEYELGRRGESLNILGATSGDTGSSAEFAMRGRAGVRVFMLTPAGRMTPFQQAQMFGLDDPNIFNIALDGVFDDCQDVVKAVSGDADFKATHRIGAVNSINWARLLAQVVYYVALWIRVTDKLGAAQPVSFAVPTGNFGDICAGHIARQMGLPIDRLVLATNENDVLDEFFRTGNYRPRPAAETFKTSSPSMDISRASNFERFAFDLLGRDASLVGELFGEKVRAGGFSVEQDAVDAAAQRYGFVSGSSTHADRLATIKDVYERYGYLVDPHTADGIKVARMAQEEGVRSEIVCLETALPVKFAETIREAIGQEPPVPPRFADVMDGGRFVTDLPNDAAVVKDFIVRSIEHSA; encoded by the coding sequence ATGGACTACATCTCGACCCGCGATCCCCAGGCCACTCCCGCGAAGTTCACCGACATCCTCTTGGGCGGACTCGCCCCCGACGGCGGCCTCTACGTTCCCGTCGAATACCCCCAGCTGGACGCGGAAGTCTTGGAGACGTGGCGCGAGCTGCTCCACGAACGCGGCTACGCTGCCCTGGCGGCCGAGGTGCTCAAGCTTTACATCGATGACATCCCCGCCGCGGACCTCGAGGCCATCACCGCGCGTGCATATACCCACCCCACGTTCTCCTCACCCGAGATCGTGCCCGCCACCCAGCTTGGCGACGCCCTCTGGGTCGGCCACCTCTCCGAAGGCCCCACCGCTGCCTTCAAAGATATGGCCATGCAGCTTCTAGGTGAGCTGTTTGAATACGAGCTGGGCCGACGCGGGGAATCCCTGAACATCCTGGGCGCCACGTCAGGCGACACGGGGTCCTCCGCGGAATTCGCGATGCGCGGACGCGCGGGCGTGCGCGTGTTCATGCTGACCCCGGCTGGGCGCATGACCCCGTTCCAGCAGGCGCAGATGTTCGGGCTGGACGACCCAAACATCTTCAACATCGCGCTGGACGGCGTGTTCGACGACTGCCAGGACGTGGTGAAGGCGGTCTCCGGTGATGCTGATTTCAAGGCCACCCACCGCATCGGTGCGGTCAACTCCATCAACTGGGCCCGACTGCTGGCGCAGGTGGTCTACTACGTGGCGCTGTGGATCCGCGTGACGGACAAGCTGGGGGCGGCGCAGCCCGTATCCTTCGCGGTGCCCACCGGAAATTTCGGTGACATCTGCGCCGGCCACATCGCCCGGCAGATGGGCCTGCCCATTGACCGCTTGGTGCTGGCCACAAACGAAAACGACGTGCTGGACGAGTTCTTCCGCACCGGCAACTACCGGCCGCGCCCGGCGGCGGAGACCTTCAAGACGTCTTCTCCATCCATGGACATCTCCCGCGCCTCCAACTTCGAGCGCTTCGCTTTTGACCTGCTGGGCCGCGACGCTTCATTGGTAGGGGAGCTGTTCGGCGAGAAGGTCCGCGCCGGCGGCTTCTCGGTGGAGCAGGACGCGGTGGACGCGGCAGCGCAGCGCTACGGCTTTGTATCTGGTTCCTCTACGCACGCGGATCGCCTGGCCACCATCAAGGACGTGTACGAGCGCTATGGTTACTTGGTTGATCCGCATACCGCGGACGGCATCAAGGTGGCGCGCATGGCGCAGGAGGAGGGCGTGCGCTCGGAGATCGTGTGCCTGGAAACCGCGCTGCCGGTCAAGTTCGCGGAGACGATCCGCGAGGCCATCGGCCAGGAACCGCCCGTGCCGCCCCGGTTTGCCGACGTCATGGACGGTGGCCGCTTTGTCACGGACCTGCCCAACGACGCCGCGGTGGTCAAGGACTTCATCGTCCGCTCGATTGAACATAGCGCCTAG
- a CDS encoding NUDIX hydrolase encodes MSTPEYILKLREKIGHDELFLPAVTCVIVRDVPAGAPVFEVPSTLLARRADNGNWAPVSGICEPHEDVQVTAVREVEEEIGLKAHCEALLGVGKVGPVVFDNGDQCMFMDTALRLSVDADAEPRLSDDENTDVAWFNVSQLPTSLAPRHRVLIADAIAQMKHPAGFKPRMGFGKRG; translated from the coding sequence ATGTCTACCCCGGAATACATACTGAAACTGCGCGAAAAGATTGGCCACGACGAGCTGTTCCTCCCCGCGGTGACCTGCGTGATTGTCCGCGACGTCCCTGCGGGTGCCCCGGTATTTGAGGTGCCGAGTACGCTGCTGGCCCGCCGCGCGGACAACGGCAACTGGGCGCCGGTGTCTGGCATCTGCGAACCCCACGAAGACGTGCAGGTCACTGCGGTGCGCGAGGTGGAAGAAGAAATTGGACTCAAGGCGCACTGCGAGGCGCTGCTCGGCGTGGGCAAGGTCGGACCAGTGGTGTTTGATAACGGGGACCAGTGCATGTTCATGGACACCGCACTGCGCCTGAGCGTGGATGCGGACGCTGAGCCGCGCCTTAGCGACGACGAGAACACCGACGTCGCGTGGTTCAACGTCTCGCAGCTGCCCACCAGCCTGGCCCCGCGCCACCGCGTTCTCATCGCTGATGCCATCGCGCAGATGAAGCATCCCGCGGGTTTCAAGCCGCGCATGGGCTTTGGCAAGCGCGGCTAG